In one Bufo gargarizans isolate SCDJY-AF-19 chromosome 11, ASM1485885v1, whole genome shotgun sequence genomic region, the following are encoded:
- the AIG1 gene encoding androgen-induced gene 1 protein, producing MALIPCQVLRVAILLSYLSVLCHYKAIEMPAHQTYGGSWKFLTFIDLVIQAVFFGICVLSDLSCLLTKGSDNQEQERQLKKLISLRDWMMAVLAFPVGVFVVTMFWVLYVYDRELVYPKLLDNFIPPWLNHGMHTTVLPFLLLEMRTTNHQYPSRNTGMATVCGFSICYILWVCWVHHVTGVWVYPLLENIVPLAKIGFFFLVTVIINIYYVLGEKLNSYIWDLDKSMEATEKRIKAD from the coding sequence ATGGCGCTAATACCATGCCAGGTGCTGCGGGTGGCTATCCTGCTTTCATACCTGTCCGTGCTGTGCCACTACAAGGCCATAGAGATGCCCGCTCACCAGACCTATGGGGGCAGCTGGAAATTTCTCACCTTCATTGACTTGGTAATCCAGGCTGTCTTCTTTGGCATTTGTGTCCTGTCTGACCTGTCCTGTCTTCTAACGAAAGGCAGTGACAATCAGGAGCAAGAGCGGCAGCTGAAGAAGCTCATCTCCCTCCGTGACTGGATGATGGCCGTCTTGGCGTTCCCCGTAGGAGTTTTTGTGGTGACGATGTTCTGGGTCCTCTACGTATATGACAGGGAACTGGTGTATCCAAAGCTACTAGATAATTTCATCCCCCCCTGGCTAAATCATGGAATGCACACCACCGTCCTGCCTTTCTTATTACTCGAAATGAGGACCACAAATCACCAGTATCCAAGCCGAAATACCGGCATGGCCACAGTTTGCGGCTTCTCCATTTGTTATATTTTGTGGGTGTGCTGGGTTCATCATGTGACAGGGGTATGGGTGTACCCTCTTCTGGAAAACATCGTCCCTCTAGCCAAAATCGGTTTCTTCTTTCTAGTCACTGTTATCATTAACATCTACTATGTTCTGGGCGAAAAGCTGAACAGTTACATTTGGGACCTGGATAAATCAATGGAAGCCACGGAGAAAAGGATCAAGGCTGACTGA